The genomic region CTGAACTTGTGGGATGGTGGACCTATCTCAACATTCAGAAGAATAAACAAAAAGAAACATGGACGGTGATCACCCTACTGGCATGGACACTGTGGAAACATAGGAATGACATCGTGTTTAGCGGAGCTTCACCTTCCGTGAATGTGGTTCTGCAACAAATCGAAGCGTAGGGACAAAACTGGAGGGTTGCGGCACTGTTGAGGGAGGCAAGATCGCTCCCAATCAGGATAGGTAGGGTGAGCGATAGCGAGTAGTCATCATGCGGTCTCGGGCTCGTGCAGGCATGGGTTTGGTTGTTGTAATGTTGTAAAAACTCGCCATTTTGGCATCTTCTATCTATGATCTCGATACGTCTGCTTGACGTATCCTTCAAAAATTATCATTAAACTCatataggtagggaaggtgttttttagggttcttagagcaacaagtaaaatcacaaagttcagaaagaatccaagcataacatagcaaacaaattattagattccataagagtctcccatTTTGAGACAAATGGTGACACACAAagtgagcatgctcatctaaagattttccctcaaccaaactagttggggtttcagcacgagcacaaatgggccgaagatgatccaagtagaaaactttaagtgggtCGATAAAACTTTTTTTGTTTCTGATTTTAAATAAACACTCAATTATACCAAGCTAACTAGCAAacgaaccaagtaagacataaaggcaaacgaaaagaaggcaaataaaatggcaaacattttcgtgattttctgaaaacgttttagaagtgggggagtggaaaacgagaggcaaatgggaaataatgtaggtgcaagagatgagagtttatgatgggtacttggtaggcttgatgtagaacctccccggcaacggcgccagaaattcttcctgctacttctcgagcttgcgttggtttttcacttgaagaggaaagggtgatgcagcaaagtagagataagtatttcccttagtttgagaaccaaggtatcaatccagtaggaggtacatgcaagtctccaatctatgcccctgcacaaacaatcaaacacttgcacccaatgtgataaaggggttgtcaatcccttcacggtcacttccaAGGATGAgaactgatagagatagatataaaagattactaaaacgtaaaacaaagtaaaaacaaataaattgcagcaaagtatttttgggttttttagtttatagatctgaaaatatatgatggaaaatatacccgggggccttaggtttcactagaggcttatcgTGAAAGAAACCATACGGTgactaaacaaattactgtcgagcaattgatagaaaagcgcaaagttatgatgatatccaaggcaatgatcatgaatataggcatcacgtccgtgtcaagtagaccgaaacgattctgcatctactattattactccacacatggacgactatccaacatgcatctagagtattaagtttctAAGAATGGAGTAAAgccttaagtaagatggcatgatgtagagggataaactcaagcaatatgatgaaaaccacatctatttacccttgatggcaacaatacaatacgtgcctcgctacccctactatgtcactcggtgaggacaccgcaatattgaacccaaaactaagcacctctcccattgcaagaagaccaatctagttggccaaacaaaactgataattcgaatagaaatacaaagatatcaaatcatgcatataacaatatagaagagactcaaataatattcatagataatctgatcataaacccacaattcatcggatctcgacaaacacaccacaaaagaatattacatcggatagaactccagtAACATCGTGGGGAACATGGTATtcaagatcatagagagagaagaagtcatctagctactagctatggacccgtaggactGTAGTAAACTacgcacgcttcatcggaagggtaatagagttgatgtagatgccctccgtgatcgaatcccccgccggcagggtgccggaaaaaggccccaagatgggatctcatgggaacagaggcttgcggtggcagagaagtattttggtggacgcttatggtcgtttgggaatttatagagcgaaaattagggttggaggagtcccgggggggccacaaggcagggggcgctcccccgGGGGTGCGCCCTAAGGGCATGTGGAGTCCTCGAGACTCTTCTGGCTCCCTCTCCATGCctcgtggatgtcttctggtccaagaaaaatcatcgcgaaatttTTATTCCGtatggattccgtttgatattccttttctgtaaaattcAAAAATAAGGATaaaacagaaaatggcactgggttctaggataataggttagtcccaaaactaatatgaaatagcatattaatgcatataaaacatccaaactaTATAATAttgtagcatggaacaataaaaaattacagatacgttggagacatatcagccacTTGTGCCAATTGTCTTCCTTGAACGACATAAATGGAATCAGCATAAGCCTGATGAGCCATCGCTATCGGACCCTATGTTGAGGACCCTCTCGACCGATCGTAATGTTCTACAAGACGACGTGGTACGTAGATCAAAAGAAGGTCAACAAAGTTATAGGGGCAAGGTTGTACATGGTTATAATTTCGTCCTTCAGTTTCCGGCCGATAAAATTGTTCTGCCATTTAATGAGGTGATCCATGGAAATATCTTCTATGTGAGTGCACTCTCCCTGGAGTTAATAAGGCTTTGGGCTTAAGAATTCAAGTTCATCACTAGCGCTTGTTGCTATCAAGAACCAAATTTCAAATCCTCCCATATGTCTAGCTACTTTGCCATGGCCGTCATAAACGACTTTTTGAAGAGAAGTTAATATTTGCGAAATTATAGCAAGATCATGAAGTGGTCCGAGGAAATGGAGAAGGACATTGACATAGGGGAATTATTAAGTGAGCCTGAGCGCATCCAAAAGGTTTTGGCTAAAATCATCAACAGGGAGGTTGTAAATGAGGATGGAAAGTTCCACTGCCAGCTAGAGTCGGATGAAGGACTTCTCCGAGTTGAAGACACATTTCAGTAATCGATTGCCAGTGGCTAGCCAAGTCGATATAGACAATTTCCAAAACAACTTCAGAAACTACTGATTATGTGTTGAGACATGCATGTTTGTTTCCCCGCACTTTTTATACTCACTGCTTTGCTTCACTATTATTCTTATTTATTATGGCGATGTTGTAATATATACTGTATGCATGCATGTGCATGATTGTTTAAATGCTAAGACAACATTCTATGTTTGTATTGCAATGTGATGATCAAGTGGAAAATACTGTAACTGCATCATTAAAATGCTACCATGGCAGGAAACAATGTTGTCGTGCCACCAATTCTTCTATAGTCCTAGACCACTACCAGTGGCTGGCGCCAAGAGTGCCTGCCACTGTTGATACGAACAATAGTGGCGGGCAGAGAGAATAGTTGTGGCGGGCAATAATTCCCGTCCGCCTACCACTCATGCATGCCGTAGTAGCAGTGGTGGGAGGTCAGTGGCGGGTGGCCCCGATAGCCTTGCCTACCACCGCTAGGCAATCGCGTACTAGTGCATATATGGTTTAGCGGACTTAGGCCGCTTTCATGCCTATGCGACACATTTTAGAGGATGTTGCCATGCTACATGAAACTTTGCATGAGATTCATTTGAAGAAAACTGACGGAGGcttcttcaaagtggattttgagaaggcttatCATAATGTTAAGTGGCCATTTTTGCAGCAAGCTTTGCTTGTGAAGGGTTTTGATACAACCAGGAGGAAGCCGGTCAAATCCTTCGTACAAGCGGTCAGTGTCTGAATCAAGGTAAACGATGATGTAGGTCAACTTTTCCAGACACAAAAGGGACTGCGACAGGGGGATTGGATGTTTCCTATCATGTTCAATGTCGTTGCAGATATGTTGGTAATCCTAATTGGTAGAGCCAAATAGGTCTGCCATGTAGGAGGGCTCATCCCACATCTCATGGATGAGGGTGTGTCCATACTATAATATCCTAAGTATCCAATTATTTTCATGGAGCATGGCATGGAAAAACTAGAAATATGAAGTTCGCTTTATGTCTCTTCGAACAATTATCCAAGCTGAAAATAAATTTGCATAACAGTGATTTTTTTGCTTTGGGAGCGGTAAGGAGGAACAGGAAACCTATAGTTAATTATTCGGCTGTGGACTTGGATCCCTACCTTTTCCTAAGGACCCCAATTCATCACCGAAAGTTGACCAacaaagaatggaagtgcattAAAGATTGATCGGAGAGAAAGCTAAGTTGTTGGAAAGACAAACTTATATATTATGGGGGTCGGCTTACTCCTATTAATTATTTTCTTACAAGCATGCCAATACTCCTATATATTATCCTTCTTTCATGTACCCGCCGGGGTATGGAAAATGTTGGACTTTTATCGATCAAGATTTTTTTTGGCAAAGTGACGAGAACAAAACTAAGTACAGATAGGCTAAGTGGGACATAATTTGTAGACCAGAAGACCAAGGGGGTTTGGGTATTGAGAATCTAAAAGTAAAGAGCAAGTGCCTACTTAGTAAATGGTTATACTGGCTTTCAGTATAGGCGGATGGGTTGTGGATACAGTTATTACATAACAAATAATTGCATTTCAAAACTCTAGCACAAGTTACGGTGCAATCGAATGATTTTCCTTTTTTTGTAGGGGTTGACGAAGACAAATGTAGCTTTCTTTAATCTCTAtatctactacttaaaaagaacataAGGTTCCATTTCACGTTTATTCCCACCACCTCTTCGTCTAGCCttccatgtatatgataatcaatcatctTATTTATTATCTTCTGAACAAAgtccactttaatttacttaccaaacttctaatcaaaatataaggcAATCCATGGTCGgcatttgatgaacatttatttacacaatcccATTATTAGtgacaggtaaatcacaagctCATGTACTAGAATATTTATACCCCATTGCAACGTACGGGCATTGTTCTAGTAAAAGTAAATTTATTGTTGGTGATGGACGTACTACTAGATTCTTAAAGGATACTTGGATGGAGGAGACACCTCTAGCCCCCAAGTACCCAACATTTTATAATATTGTACAGCATAAAGACACATTTATGTTTACAATACTAGGTTATGTTCCCTTAAACATTAATTTCAGACGGGTACTAGCAGGGGGGCGATGGGATAGACGGCTACATTTAGTGTACAGGTTGATGGAGGTCAACCGGTCTAATACAATTCGATGGAAACATTTGGTTTCAGGCGTATTCCTAGCCAAATTTATGTATGTCGACTAATATTGAACCCATCCCTAGGTCGCTCCTTATTTGAAAAATTAAGGTGCCTTTAAATGTGAACTTGGCGAAATGTAGATGTGAGGGTCTGATGTTGTTTTTGTGACCAGGAGGAGACGATTCAACTTTTGTTTGTCAAATGCCTTAGCCAGGTTATTGTGGTGAACAATACTTGTATCCTCTAATGTTTTTCCACCTAGTAGTATCTTCAATTTGTTTGTTATAACTGGTCAAATGGGTGGAGTCTAATAGAACGACACGGATTCGCGTACGAGTTTGTGCATTACGTTCGATTATTTGGAACTGTCGGAAAGACGTTGTTTTCAACCGAACCAAAATCCCAAACATTTTGTAGGTTATCAACCGGCCGTACGCGGTCACTACTCGGTTGTGTGGAAGTCAGGGAGCTTAGAGTATCTTCAGCCGTTCGGCTGCTCAGGATGTCGAAAAAGAGCCGCCTGGGGCCGAACCGGCGTTTGCTTGACGCGTGGGGGCGGTTGCATTCCCAGTCGACGCCCTCCAGATCGTCACCAAAATCGCACGAACTCGACGATATTTCATAGAATTTGTACATACTCGGCAATCTGGCACAAACTCGACGATATTTGATAGAAATTTGAACAAAAATCAAATAAACATGCAAACTACACCTAGAGCTACGCCTAGTCCTACTACGCCGCGGCTGCCGCCCGccatctacatgccgaggagcATGTAGAAACGGTTGTAGTCGCTGTCGTCGTCGTCACGCGccccgccagagccgccgccgtcCCAACTGAACCCCTGGCTAGGGTCGCCGACGCGCGGTCGGGGGTTGGACGGCCCGGCTTcgccctcctcgtcgctgtcgaggacgatgATGCGACCCTTCTCGCGTCCGCGACGCCGGGCCTAGAGCTCCGCGTATGCCCGGCGTTGGCGGAGCACCTTCTCGCAGATGTAGTCCTCCCTCGCCCACTTGAGGGCGGCCTCGTCGTCGGGAGCCACCATGTCCGCatgctccggcttcacggggagcagCCCTGGCTCGGGTTTCGGCCGGACCAGGCGGAGAGAGCGCGGGGAGGAGCGGCCGCCCTTGTTGATGACGAGGGCACCGCTGCGGGTGCGGCGGCGAAGCGGCgtctcctcctccggctcgggcttgacggagcggagcgccggcgagccggagcccgacgaggaGGACATCTCCGGCTCCACTCGTGGAGATGGCGGCGGCCAAAGCCGTTCGTTGCCGTGGCGTCACCGGGGTACCTCTCAGCCATTGCTTGTCGGGGGGGGGGGAGTGTTGCTTTGTGTGGTGCTATGAGACGAGGTGTGGCGACTGTGGCGTTCACTGGCGGGGAGATCGGCTTTTATAGCCGAAGCGGGGCGGTGAGAGCCTGCATGCCGGGCGACGTGAGGCGGGAGCGGGCAGGACGTGCATCGGTGGTGCCTTCACTAcagccgcccgtgaggcatcaatggaggctgaccggggCGGCAGCACAGCAGCCTTGgccagccttggcattgattcccatGGAAAccgaggacgacgaagcggcgtctcgctgactcggcggaCCCACCCCCATTCGCGCCAAACCGCGTCCCCCGGCGCCCCCAGGCGCCCCAGCGCGTCGGGTTCGACTTGGATCTGCCGGCGCCACTCTCGGCCCAAAGCAGTGAAAAAAGGGCTGCTGGGGACATGATTAGGCCGTTTTTTGGGCGCTAACAGCAAAAAAATGCCTAGGGGGGCCTGTTGGCCTGTtggggcacggctggagatgctcttatagtcTTTGATGGCACGGACTAGTTATAACCGATTTGGTTAACGATTCAATAATAAGATTGGTGTTTCTTCATCGTGTCCTATTTTTGCTGGTCGTGGCATTTTGCTTTATGATTTGCTATTGCATACGTACCTGAGATGAGTTTCATACTTTGTTGCTATATTATTTAATAAAATGGATGTGTACATGGCTCAATACAGAGGCCAGGAGTAATACTCCTTTTCGAAAAAACTCTCAAAGAGTATCACTTATTATAAATCATACCTACACATTCTAATGACGACAGCGTTTGAGATCAACAAAGCTTCTTCGTGTCTTTGAAGAAAATCATGCGAggaaccaaacaagatctctactGCGGCAACCAACAACACCACAGCTTGGCACACTTGCATGGCACTCCAAAGAAGCCACAACTTGGCTCCCGGAATAATTCATCGAGGTTTGGGTGGCATGCAGGCGGCGCGATCGAAGGGATACGGTGGCGGATTCTGCTGGTGGGCGCTGGCGAATGCAGCCAGGCCCCGGCCGAGGCTCGACCCCATCCTAGAACTCAACTCGTTAATGTGATTTGGCCTGTACGATGGCTGCTAGCCTGCTGCTGACTCGATTCAATTCGTCCCTGTCCAGTCCTACTACTGATTGTGCCCAGCCCAGGCAGCCTGCTgttagagggagagggagagggagagggagagggagagggagatagcAGCCGGATAAAACCGGATGGGAGTTCATTTGGTCGTTTCCTGGCCTGCCCATGCCTTCTGTCTCCCTCAATTTACATTTCTCCCATCATTTCTTCCCACCCATCACCTTCTTGTTCTTTGCATCTATCCAGCTCCAGCCATCCATATATTGATGGCCCGGATACATCACATATGTATTATACATATAGTATGATATATGCCCTGCCTCGCTTCAAATTCCTCTCCTCCTCTGCATACATACCTACCTACATCTGTCCTGTCTGCCTGTTATATATCACTCCTTAATTCTTCTGATGTttgcatcttcttccaaatttttACTTACCATGTTTGCTAGATGCTGGTCTGATTGCATCGCCATGACAAAAGACGAAGAAGGACCCTCTTAGCCGGCGAACGTTTAGATGGCAGTTTTAGTTGTATGGGGGTAGTAGTTTCTTCAGAACAGCATGATATTTTCTCCAGAGAAAGACATTCTCCTTCTAAAACTGTCACTATTTGATCTCGCATCACAGCTAAAACTATCAGGAAAGTGTCACCCCCTTCCCAGCTGACGTTCGCGAGATAACATTACCGCAAAAGAAAACACATAGAAAGTAGCAGTAGAAGATGCCTTGCTTGGTTGAATGGAATGGAATCTGTTGTTCTTGGTTGATTCTTCTCCCACCGGCCAGGATGGAGCGGTGCATCTTGCTATGTCACTCCTACATGTACATAGACGAGTAGAGTAGGCAGCAAGTGGAAGAGAAGAGATGCAACGGCAGTTGGCAGGCGACCGATATCCAGTCACCACCCTCCCTACCTTGTCCGTCGTGCCACTGccataccaactatcctatgtggAGTAGACAATAGAAAAGTCGGGCACAGATGATACGACAAAACAGAAACAGATGCATGACAAGCCAAGCACCACCCCACGACAAACCATGAGCTCATGACCTCGGCTCATGGCTCATGGCAGTGAGTGCCAAGGTTgcaaggacgacgacgacgacgatgactcgGTCTTAGGAAATTATCATCTAGGAAATTCATCCATGCTTCTTGGTACGCGCGTACGTGCTATCACTAGATCAACCAATTAAGCTGTAATAATAACATTCGATCGACGGACGACGTTTCTCTTTTCTCAGTCTCAGCAGCTAAGCTGAATCAATGGCTAATGGGAGGAGCAATACAGATTAGAGCAGAGCAGAGAGCTCCATCCTCTGTCTGGTAGGTTCAATCCTTCATGTCATGGCTGGCTGGAGGGCGAGCTGGCCCTGCTGCTGCTGGACGATCCACGAGGAGAAGACCTCGAGGGTCTTCATGTCCGCCCGGTAGTGCTTCTGCGTGAAGTCCAGCAGCGACCGCCACGTGAAGTCCGGGTAGGCGCGCGGGTTGGAGGCGTCCACCAGCGTCCCCGGCGGCGCCACCACCTTGTCCATCTCCGGGCAGAGGAAGAAGGCCAGCGACTTCCTGGGGACCCTGCTGTTCACGACTGCGCGGTGGAGGCAGCTCTTGTACCTCCCGTTCGAGAGCGCCATGAAGGTGTCGCCGATGTTGACGACGAAGGCGTCGGCGCGGGGTCGGATGGACCGCCACCGGCCCTCCGTGTGCACCTGCAGGCCGCCGACGTTGTCCTGGTGGAGGATGGTCAGCGACGTCGGGTCGCAATGCGGGCCCGTGCCCAGCGTCTCCAACGGCCGCTGGCACGGCGGGTAGTAGTTGAGGCGCATGATGGAGTCGTTGCCCTCGAAGAAGCGCCGGTAGTGGGCACGGCCGACCCCGAGGCTCTCCCCGAGCACCTCCATGATCTCCAGCGACAGACGGCTCATCTCCGAGCAGTAGCGCGCGTACACCTCCCTGTAAAAATCCAATGGTTTCTTCGTCGTTAGCTTTTTTAGTTCGGCCGTCGATACAAAGATGCTCTGCTTCCATGGCATCAGTGGTAAGGGTGCTTACCCGAGGCGGCGGTGGTCCTCGCCGAGGGTGGCGACGATGTAGTCGACGACGAGGGCGGGGTCGGACGGGCAGGACCGGAAGGAGAGGGTCTCCTTCCACGGCAGCTTGGAGGCGAACCGGCCGGTGAAGCTGCTGGCGTAGCCGCAGGACTCGCCGGGGCGGCGCAGGGCGCGCTGCTTCTCCGGGAGGGGCATGGTGAAGAAGTTGTCCACGCAGCGGTGCGCGTCCGCCAGCAGCTCGGCGTCGATGCCGTGGTTGACGACCTGGAAGAAGCCGTGCCGCTCGCAGGCCTCGCCCACGAGGCGCGTCACCTCGGCCGCCGCAGCGGCGTCGCCGGAGAGCATGCCGCCGATGTTGATGAGGGGCACGTGCAGCTCCTCGGCGGCGTCCGGGGTCGGGCTCTCGCCCTCGGGCCAGATGAACTGCGAGGGGATGTCCGACCGCCCGCTCAGCACCGCCGCGTCGAACACCGGCCGCACCATGATCGACTGGACCAAGAACCGGAGTATGCTAGGCCAGAGAAGAAACGATGGAGAGTGCAGTGCCGACTCGAGCTCACtggagtgaggaggaggaggaggaggaggagaggatggTGTCTGCCTCCCTCGCACCCTCGCTGCCCTTTTATACACGGCCGCGGCTTCGGTCTCCTCTGCTTTCTctctgcatctctctctctctctctctctctctctctctctctctctctctctctctctctctctctctctctctctctctctctctctctctctctctctgtgtgtgtgtgtgtgtgtgtgtgtgtgtgtgtgcacattTTTCTCTGCTTTTGTTTTGGTGAGAGGGAGGGCGCCACACGCAAACAGCAGCACGCAGTGTGCCGGAATATCGCTCTCTGCCACATTCATCTTCATCTCTACCCACCAACACACCAAAAGTAACTAGTGTAGTGCTATTTCGGCACAGTGAAACATGTGGGGGGCTCTGTGCAACTTTTGTTTTAGGATGCTCCTTCCTACATTGTTTCCACTATTTTCGCGCAGCGACGTGGGCTAAACAAACGTTTTCAGTTCTTATTTACGTCCATTTTACCTGGTTGTATGGATCAGTCGGTGCAGAGGCCCAGGGATATCCACCTTTTGCCAAAGATTATGTCCTGTATTTTTTGCACATCTAAATTAAACATAAATGTTGCTATTGTACGTCTCAGACATTTTAATAGCTCTAGGGAAAATAATAAGTATTTTTTCCCATGAAAATAAATATGAATATAATTTAGTCGGCCGTTTAACATTACGTCCTTGGGGTGTATTCCCGGACACACTTTTTGTTCTCGGATTGGTCCGGACCAGTCCACAGACACTGATGCAGGAGCCAGCCACCAAACCATCTCCCCTAAATGTCCATCTATGCCTTTGCATGTCGCGGTTGAGCGGAGACAGGCGAGTCGAGCCTGACGTGGTGTCTTTTGGTTGGCTAGACGGAGGTCCAGACTCCTCCAAAGTCGTTCCCCTCCTCCCCTCAAGTTTGCTTCTAGTTTGCCAGAATTTGAATGTTCTGAAAAGTCCGACCTTTAAAGACATAATTGGATGGTAAAGAATGTGGGGACTCCCGCAAAGAATATTTATAGACGATTTGAGGGTCCGTGTTAAAGATGCCCCAACGTTGCAACTTTATTGGGATGTTGGAGGTATTGCTCTTCCTACTTTATTGGGATGTTGGAGGTATTGCTCTTCCTAGGTCATGAAAAAGTCTTTCTGGGCCTAGTATATAACATTGTTAATTAGCATACATTTATCGTAACAAAACAACATTTCCACATTTCCAGGAGAAGCATAACCCTCTGTTGTGTTGTCAAACCCTAGTCGTGGAACGCTGCGTATAATGTTGCAGCTAAGACTCTAAATAACGTCTGCAGAAAAGGTAATCTGTTTATTTTTCTCTGCTGACCGTGAACCAACAGTTGACTAATCGGTGCACGTACATATATGGCTAAACAAGTGGAGATCAATCCAGATAGCTCGGAGATGTCATCCCTGGTCATTTCGAAGCACCCCTTTTGAATCTTTTATTATCCTGCCTCTACTTTGTTTTTTGTATGACTTCTTGCCCATCACCTTTTCTATTTACTCCTTAATAAAAATATGGCAGGAAAATGAGCCCATTATGTACTTGATAGCCTTAACACTTTTGTCCTTCGAAGCTGCCTTTACATTCTTTTGTCTTTGTGCCGGAATATTGGATAGCCAAAACTTCCCCAAATTCGTCTCTACCCACCAACAAAACAAAATATATTTTTTCAGAAACTATATAGTGTAGTGATATTTCCGAACAGTGAAACATATGCAGGTTCTGTACATCCTTTTCTTTCAGTATGTTCCTACATTGTTTTCACTATTTTCAGGCAGCGACCCGGATCTTAACAAATATCTTCAGTTTTTCTACAATTTTTTTATGGCTGGATGTATGCATCCGTCTATGCAGACCGAGGGATATCCACCTATTTTAGAAGGAGAAAAAAACTTTCTTCtactgttgcaccagaatggaCCGGTTAGCAAACCTTTCAGTTTGTTTTTAGATATATAATCCTAACATAATTGTGGTATGGTACCTGAGATTAACTTGTTTATCTTGAAATTTGCTCAGCTCTAGTGAAAATGATAAGAGTAACACTACATCCACGGACAGAATATTACGCACCTTACGCATGAACTGCCGTGGGAAATTTTGAATATAACTTAACCAACCTACAATATGATGTGGTTATGTTGCAACTTACTTTGGATGTTGAAGGTGTTGCTGCTCCTAGATCACCAAAACTCTATCTGGACCTAGTAGATAACATTGTTAACTACCAGCATATATTTGAACGAACATTCTATCCTTATTTTTTGGAGATGCACAATCACCGTCTTTGTTGACAATTAAACACTCGTCGTGGAATGCTACGTATGAAGGCCCAACTAATATTAAAACGTCTCTAGAAAATGTCCTCTTTCCCCCCTGTGATGACCATATATAAGCCAACAGTTGACTAATTGGTACATGTAGATATATGGCTAAACAAGTGCAGGTCAATCTAGGTAGCTAGGAGATCTCATCCCTGTCCATTGTACACACTTTTTGAATCTTTTATCCTGCCTCTAGTTTGTTTATTGTATGACTTCTTGGTCATCACCTTTTCTATGTACTCCTTAATAAAAATATGGTAGGAAAAGGTACACATTATATACTTGATAGCCTTAACAGTTTTGGTCTTTGAAACTGCCTTTACTTTATTTTCCCTTTGACTTCGAGCTCACCAATTGTTCTATCTTTTTTCTCTATAGAACTTGGCAGAGATAATTAAGGTGATATTATCTCTTGTTCACATTTTTTGTCCTTTCAGCTAGCTATCACTACTTTGTTTTCTCTTTGACTTGGGGATGCCACCTTTTCTATCTTGTTTTGT from Triticum aestivum cultivar Chinese Spring chromosome 4A, IWGSC CS RefSeq v2.1, whole genome shotgun sequence harbors:
- the LOC543327 gene encoding gibberellin 20 oxidase 1-A, whose product is MVRPVFDAAVLSGRSDIPSQFIWPEGESPTPDAAEELHVPLINIGGMLSGDAAAAAEVTRLVGEACERHGFFQVVNHGIDAELLADAHRCVDNFFTMPLPEKQRALRRPGESCGYASSFTGRFASKLPWKETLSFRSCPSDPALVVDYIVATLGEDHRRLGEVYARYCSEMSRLSLEIMEVLGESLGVGRAHYRRFFEGNDSIMRLNYYPPCQRPLETLGTGPHCDPTSLTILHQDNVGGLQVHTEGRWRSIRPRADAFVVNIGDTFMALSNGRYKSCLHRAVVNSRVPRKSLAFFLCPEMDKVVAPPGTLVDASNPRAYPDFTWRSLLDFTQKHYRADMKTLEVFSSWIVQQQQGQLALQPAMT